GCGTTTCCCCCCCCTAAGGAAGCCCCAAGGCCAAGGGAGGCGTCCAAGGTGGCTCCCAGGGCCAAACCGGTGGGAGAGGCCCCCTTCGTTCCCCGGCCCCCTTTCTTCGGGGTGCGGGTGGAGGAGAACCTGGATCTGGCCACCCTCGCCCACTATGTGAACAAGCTGGCCCTGTACCGGGGCCAGTGGGGCTACAGCCGCAAGGGGCTTTCCCGGGAGGCGTGGCAGGCCTTGGTGGATCGGGAGGCGGAGCCGGTTTTCCGGCGTCTCCTCAAGGAGGCCATAGAGGAGGGGTGGCTTAAGCCTAAGGTCCTCTACGGTTTCTTCCCCGTGGCCCGGGAGGGGGAGGAGCTTCTGGTGTTCTCCCCTGAGACCGAGGAGGTGCTGGAGCGCTTTGCCTTTCCCCGGCAAAGGGGTGGGGGCCTAAGCCTGGTGGACTACTTTCGTCCCCGTTTTGCCCCTCCCTTGGGGGATGAGGCCGGGTGGCTTCCCGCCTTTAAGGCCGGGGCGAGGGATGTGCTGGGAGTGCAACTGGTCACCATGGGGGAGGAGCCAGGCCAAAAGGCCAAAGCCCTTTTTGAGACTGGGGCCTACCAGGACTACCTTTTCGTGCACGGTTTCAGCGTGGAAATGACCGAGGCCTTGGCGGAGTACTGGCATAAGAGGATGCGGCAGATGTGGGGGATAGCGGGTAAGGATGCCACCGAGATCAGAAAACTTTTCCAGCAGGGCTACCAAGGGGCCCGCTACTCCTTCGGCTACCCCGCCTGCCCCGATCTGGCTGACCAGGCCAAGCTGGACCGCCTCATGGGTTTTGGCCGGATTGGGGTGCGCCTCACGGAGAACTTCCAGCTGGACCCGGAGCATAGCACCAGCGCCATCGTGGTGCACCACCCCGAGGCGCGGTATTTCAACGTGGATAGGGCTTAGTCCATGGAAAGCGGGTTTGGCCCGGGCTAGACCCACCAGACGATGGGTCGGTGGGGAAGGGCCTTTGGGGATACGGGGGTGCCCTTGGGATACCGCTCCTGCGCGTAGTGGGGGAGGGCGTAAGTCTCCAGTACCTCTTCCCCTAGGTTTACGATCCAGACCTCGGGAATACCGGCCTCTTGGTAAAGGGGAAGCTTGAGGGAGCGGTCTTGCATCAAGGTGGAGTCTGAGATTTCCACCACCAAAAGGGCGTCCTCGGCGGTGGGGGGGCGTTGGTCATATCGGCTTTCCGGCAACCTGAGGAGAACTAAGTCGGGCTCAGGCTCTGAGAACTGGGAAAGAAGCAAAGGAATTTGGGAAACCACTAGGGCCTCTTGGGAAAAGGCCTCGCTTAGAACGCGGGTAAGGTGTATCAAATAGCGGATGTGGTTTTTGCCCATGAGGGACATGGTATAGACCTCACCGTCTAGAAGCTCCACCCGTTCGGGCAGGATGCCCGCCTGGTAGGCCTTATGGTATGCCTCAACGGGGAAGCGATACCGGACCATCACCTCTCAGTATACTTGGCCCCGTGTTGGGGCTTTACCACGCTGCCCGTACCCTGGGGCTAAAGCCCTTTCTCCTGGAATCCTTGGGGGTCAGGACCCCTTTCTCCCAACTTTCCCTCCTGGGAGTGCGGCCTAAGCACCGCCTCGAGGTCCAGGAGGGGCGCCTTTACCTGGATGGCCGGCGGGTGGGGGAGGCGGTGGATCTCTTCGCCTATCTGGAGAAAGGTCTTGGGCGGGGATACTTCCCGGCTTGGATGGGCTTTGTGGCCTACGAGTTTGCCCGTCACCTGGGGCTTGCCGCCCACCCACCCTTACCCGGTTTACCCGAGGCGGTTTTCTTCTACTATCCGGAGGGCTTTGCCCTCCTGGAGGGGAAGCTTGTGGAAAGGCCTTCGATTTCCTTAAGGCCCCTGGCTTACACCCCGCCCCCCTTACTCCCCCATCCCGTGGTTTCGGACTTCCCCCAGGAGGCTTTCCTCCAGGGGGTTTTGGCGGTGCAGGAGAGGATCCGGGCCGGGATGGTCTACCAGGTAAACCTTTCCCACCGCTTCCGGCTTCTTGGGGCGGTGGACCCCCTTCTCCTTTACGCCCGCCTCCGCGCCATAAACCCTTCTCCCTTCATGGGCCTTTTGGAGGGGGAGGGGTGGGCGGTGGTGTCAGGAAGCCCAGAGAGGCTCTTCCAAAAGGTGGGTAGCCGCATCCAGGCCCGGCCCATAGCGGGCACCCGGCCTAGGGGCCACTCCCCGGAAGAGGACGTGCTCCGGGAGGGGGAACTTCTTTCCTCTCCCAAAGAGAGGGCGGAACACGCCATGCTGGTGGACCTCCTGCGCAACGACCTGGCCCGGGTGGCTTTGCCGGGAAGCGTAAGGGTGCGGGAGCTTTTCACGGTGGAGCGTTATGCCCACGTCATGCACCTGGTTTCCCAGGTGGAGGGGTATACCCGGGCTTCCTTAGGCCAGGTGTTCGCCAGCCTTTTCCCAGGGGGTACCATTACCGGAGCCCCTAAGGGGATGGTGATGGAGGCCATCCGGGAGCTGGAGCCTGTACCCCGGGGGGCGTATACGGGAAGCCTAGGGTATGTTTCCGGCCGAGGGGCTGACTTCAACATCCTCATCCGCTCCTTCCAAAAGGTGGAAGAAGAGGTGCTTTTTGCTGCGGGAGCAGGCATCGTGATGGGTTCTCGGCCGGAGGCGGAGTACCAGGAAACGCTTCACAAGGCGGAAAGCCTCCTTCTGGCCCTGGACAGGGGCCGGCCCGGGGCTAGCCCAAAGCTGCCTAAGCCCAGGGCCTCCTGGGCCCCACCCCTTCCTCCCCGCCAGGTGAAGGCCAGGGTCCTCTTTGTGGAAAACCGCGATTCCTTTAGCTATAACCTGGTGGACTACCTGAGGGCCTTGGGGGCGGAGGTGGTGGTGGTGGACCAGGAGGAGCCTCCCCGTTTCCAAGGCTTTACCCACCTGGTGGTGGGGCCAGGGCCCAAGGACCCCTTTGCGGCGGGTAGGCTTATGGATTGGACCCATGGGGCTTTGGCGGAAGGAATCCCCTTCTTGGGCATCTGCTTGGGGCACCAGGCCCTGGGGGTAGCCTTGGGGGCGGAGCTCTACCGGGAAGCGCCCGTGCACGGGGAGGCCCACCCCATCTACCACCGAGGACAGGATCTTTTCCAAGGGCTTCCCAACCCCCTTCCCTTCGCCCGCTACCACTCCCTGGCCCTAAGAAACCTCCCTGAGGGGGTGCGCCTTCTGGCCTGGACAGCGGAGGGGATCCCCATGGCCATCTGGGATGGGCGGCGGGCCTATGGCGTCCAGTTCCACCCGGAGAGTATCCTGTCCCCGTGGGGGATGGAGCTTCTGGCAAGGTTCCTGGAGGAGACCTGAGGCGGGTCCTTCTGCGGGGGGAGCCCTTCAGCGAGCCCCTTCCGGAAGGGTTTTTGTACCATGGCCTAAGCGTTTTCACCACCTTGCGGGTGGAAAGGGGAGAGGCCCTTTGGCTAGGGGAACACCTCCACCGCCTAAGGCGGCATGCTTCGGCCTTGGGGCTTCCCTACCCGGGGGATGGGGTGTTCCTAAAGGACCTCGAGGCCCTGAAGAAAGAGCTTTCCCACCTTCCTTGCCTCCGCCTCCGCTTCACCGTGGGGGAGGGGGTCTGGCTTACCGAGGCCCGGCCCTATACGCCCCTTCCCTTGGCGGCCTATGAGGAAGGGGTGCGGGTTCTCTTGACGCCCTACCGGGTGCATCCGGACCTGTACCGCTTTAAGACGGGCAACTACCTGCCCTACCGTCTGGCCTGGAAGGAGGCGGAGGGGCAGGGGGCTTTTGAGGGGCTTTTGCAGGATGGCGAGGGCTATGTGGTGGATGGAAGCCGCACCAGCCCCCTCCTTTACCGGGATGGGGTGCTCTTGCTCCTGGAGGGGGGCCTCGAGGGGATCACCCGGATAAAGGTGGCTGAGGCGGCTCGGGAACTGGGCCTCAGGGTGGAAAGGGCCCGGCTTTACCCCTGGGAACTTCCCTTGGCCGAGCCGCCACCCCTTCCGCCGCAACTGGCCCTGCGCCGTCGGGGAGGGGAGCGGGAAGGGGCAAGGGGAAACTTGCTCCTAGCGGGAAGCGGCGTGGGGCTTTTGCCCGTGGGGTTTGGTCCCTCTGAGCTTCGCCCCTTGGTGGAGCGCTTCCTTCCCGCCTGCTATACTAAATAGCGGAAGTTCCAGCCCATGCCCATGGGCTGGTGTGTCTTTTCACGCGGAGGGAAGGGATGAAGAAGCCGGTCTACCTGACCCCAGAAGGCTATAGGCGCCTTCAGGAGGAACTCAACCACTTAAAGACCACCAAGCGGCAGGAGATTTCCGCTGACTTTGAGCAGGCTTTGGAGGAAGGGGATTTAAGGGAGAACGCTGGCTACGATGAGGCCCGCCGGGCCATGTGGCAGAATGAGGCCCGGATTGCCCAGCTGGAGGACCTCTTGGCCCGGGCGGTGGTGGTGGAGGGGAATGGCTCCTATGAGCAGGTGGCCTTGGGCTGCCAGGTGGAGCTGGAAACCGAATCCGGGGAGAGGCTCTCTTTGGCCATTGTGGGGAGCCACGAGGCGGATATTTTCAGCGGCAAGATCTCCGACGAGTCCCCCTTGGGCCAGGCGCTTTTGGGCAAGAAGGTGGGGGATGTGGTGGAGATAAGGGGCAAGAAGGGAGCCCAGGTCTACACCATCCTCGAGATCAAGCCCCTATAGTTCTGCGGTGAGCGCGGGCGTGGCCTTAAGAGGGCCCAGGGCCTCTTCCGCATGGTGTTTGAGGGCCAGCAGTAGCCTTTCCAAGGGAGCTTCCTCCAGATAGGGAAGGGCCTCGCTACCCGGGAGGTGGAGGATGGCCCTGAGGGCTTCCACGCCCCTTTCCCCCAGGTAGACGCCCTCATCCTCCAGGCGGCCCGTCTTCAGGTATAAACCCGGCCCCAAAAGGTTGGGACCCAGGCCCCCCGCCTTCACCACCCGCCAGCCTGCCCATACCAGGGGTAGAAGGGGCCGGGGGTGTTTGGCGATGCCCCGTAGGCCCGAGATGAAGACGGGGTAGATCCTGGGCGCGGCCTCGGGGGAGGCCAGGCGGTAGGCTAGTTCCGCCAGAAAGGAGGCCAGAAGGAAGCGCCTAGGCTCCTCCAGACCATGGAGCCGGCCCATTAGCTCGGCCTGGGTGAGGGTGGGCAGGCCCTCGCCCTTGCGGTAAAGCTGGAAGCGCACATGGTGAAAGAGGGAAAGCCTTCCCGAACGCCCCGTGGGGCGGAGGCCTTTGCGCACCATGGCCTCGAGGCTTCCCCCTGGGGTTAGGAACCGCAGGAGCAGGTCCCCTTGGGGTAAGGCTTTACGCCCCACCACGATGCCTTCCTCCAGGTGGTACCCCTCCACATTTCCAGTGTATCCTTAAGGCATGGAACGGACCCTGCGCGACATCCTGGAATGGGTAGTCCTGGGCCTACTGGTGGTGGTAGGGGTACTCCTTGCCCTCTGGGTTGGGGGATGGGTCTTCACCTTTTTAGGACGGGTGCTTTTGGCCCTTTCGGGGCTGATCTGGGAGCTACTTAAGTTCGCCATTCCCTTGCTGATCCTGGCGGCCATCGGCTACGGGGTGGTTTACCTTTTGCAAAAGCGTAGCGCATAAGGAGGCGGCAGCAAACGGTGCTCTCTGGATAAACCGCGATAAGTACCCGGCCTTAGCCCAGAAGGGCGGGTTTATCTATAACGTGCCCTATACCCTTGACCAAAAGACAATCAGGGGTGTATACTTTTTCCTTAGTTTAGGGGGAGGGAGTATGGACCGTAGGCTTCTGTTGAGGTTAGGTGCTCTTTTGGGGGCGGGCTCCCTGATGGGGGCTCGGGCCAACGAGAAGGTGGCCTATAAGGACTTCAAGAAGGAAACCCCGGTGGCGGTGGTCTACCACCTGGACTTTGGGGATCCTAACCGCTTTGGGCAGATGCTGACCAACATCGGCAACCACCTCTCCGTCTACGACAACGACCCCTTCAAGGTCAAAATCGTGGTGGTGGCCCATGGGGCCGGGGTTCAGTTTTTCCTCAAGGATCTGGAGGGTACCCCGTGGGCCTCGGCCCAGTACGACCGGGAGGCCCTTTTCAGCCGGGTGAAGCAGCTGGCCCAGCTGGGGGTGGAGTACTACCTCTGCGAGATTACCTTCAGCCGGAACAATATCCCCAAGGAAAAACTGCGGTCCGACGATTTCCTCAAGTGGGTGCCGTCTGGGGTAGGGGCTTTAGGGGAGCTCCAGGCCAAGGGTTATGCCTATATCAAGGTAGGTTAGGCCTTAAAGGGCCCATAGGGGTGCGTATAATGCCCCCATGCGGGTCCTTTTCATCGGCGACGTGATGGCCGAGCCCGGCCTCAGGGTGGTGAGCCTGCACCTGCCGGATATCCGGGACCGGTACGATCTGGTCATTGCCAACGGGGAGAACGCCGCCAAGGGCAAGGGCCTGGACCGTCGTTCCTACCGCATCCTACGCGAGGCAGGGGTGGACCTGGTTTCCTTGGGGAACCATGCCTGGGACCACAAGGAGGTCTACGACCTTTTGGAGAAGGAGCCGGTGGTCCGAGCCCTCAACTACCCTCCGGGTACCCCGGGGCGGGGTTGGTGGCGGCTTTGGGCAGGGGAGGAGAGCCTCCTCTTTGTGCAGGTGATGGGCCGGATCTTCATGGACCCCCTGGACGATCCCTTCCGCACCCTGGATGCCCTTTTGGCCCAGGAAAGGGCGGATTATATCCTGGTGGAGGTGCACGCCGAGGCCACCAGCGAGAAGATGGCCTTGGCCCACTACCTGGACGGGCGGGTTACCGCGGTGCTGGGCACCCATACCCACGTGCCCACCCTGGACGCCATGCGCCTGCCCAAGGGTACCCTGTACCAGACCGATGTGGGCATGACTGGCACCTACGAGTCCATCATCGGCGGGGAGGTGGAAACCTTCCTGGCCCGCTTCCTCACGGGTAGGCCCCAGCCCTTTAGGGCTGCGCAGGGAAGGGCCCGTTTCCATGCCACGGAGCTGATTCTGGAAGGAGGCAAGGGGGCTTCCATAGGCCCTTATGTGTGGGAGGAACCTTGACGCAGGGGAAGGAGGACACCTTTGACCTCTTGCGGGCGGAGGTGGACCTTTTGGGTCGCCTTCTGGGGGAGGCCATCCGGGCCATCTCGGGGGAGCGGTTTTTTGCCTTGGTGGAGGAGGTGCGCCTGCTTTCCAAAGCCCGGCGGCAAGGGGACGAGGGAGCGAGCGCCGTCCTCCTAAAGCGGGTCGAGGGGCTTTCCCTGGAGGAGGCGGAGGCCCTGGTGCGGGCCTTCACCCACTACTTCCACCTGGTGAACCTGGCGGAGGAGAGGCACCGGGTGCGGGTGAACCGGCTCAGGGCCCAGGCGGAAACCCCGGAGAACCCTAGGCCCGAGGGCTTCCTGGCCTTGGCCCAGGCCCTGAAGAAAAGGGGTCTTTCCCTGGAGGAGGTGGAGGCCCACCTCAACCGCCTGGAGCTATGGCTCACCTTCACCGCCCATCCCACCGAGACCCGCCGGCGGACCCTAAGGTACCATCTGGAAAAGCTTCAAGAAGAGCTGGAGGCCAAGGACCGCTCCCGTTTGGCAGCCAGGGTAGCCCTGCTTTACGCCACCGAGGAGGTGCGCAAGGCCAGGCCCACGGTGGAGGACGAGATCAAGGGGGGGCTGTACTACCTGCCCACCACCCTTTGGCAGGCGGTGCCGCGGGTGGTGGAGGGCCTCGAGGCGGCCCTGGAACAGGTGTATGGCAAACGGCCCCGCCTGAAGAGTCCGGTGCACTTTAGGAGCTGGATCGGAGGCGACCGGGATGGCAACCCCTTCGTCACCCCAGAGGTGACCGCCTTCGCCGGTCGGTATGCCCGCCAGGTGGCCCGGGAACGGTTTCTACGGGAGCTGGAGGACCTGGTGCGGGACCTCTCCCTCTCCGAAACCAAGGTGCCCGTCCCCCGGGGTATCCGGGAGGGGGGAGAAGGGGTGGAGCGCTTTCCCGGCGAACCCTACCGCCGCTTCTTTGCCCGGCTTTATGCCCGGCTGGAAAGGGAAGAGGTCAGCACCGAGGAGCTTTTAAGGGCGCTGCGGATGGCGGAGGAGGGCCTGGGGACGGTGGGCTTAGGGCAGGTGGCCCTCTCCTTTTTCCGGCCCCTCGAGGCCCGCCTGCAGGCTTTCGGCCTGGAGCTGGCCCCCCTGGACCTCAGGGAGGAGTCCATAAAGCTTCTGGAGGCCGCCCAGGAGCTTCTGGCCGTGGGGGGTGTCCATCCCGGCTTCCTCTCCCTTTCCCCGGAGGAGAAGGAGGCGCTTCTCACCCGGGAGCTGGCAAGCGCCCGACCCCTTTTGCCCGTGGGGGAGGAGCCCAGGGGCGAGGCCCTGCGGGTAGCCCTGGGGGCCCTTAGGGCCTGGCGGGACAAGGGGGCCCATGTGGTCTCCATGACCCACCATCCTGCGGACATCCTGGCGGTCTTCCTCCTGGCGCGGGAGGTGGGGTTATACCGCCCGGGCGCCTCCTTGCCCTTTGACGTGGTGCCCCTTTTTGAAACCCTAGAGGACCTCCACCGGGCCCCGGAGGTGCTGGCCCGCCTTCTCTCCAACCCCGTCTTTCTTGCCCATGCTCGGGGCCGGGGTGGGGTGGAGGTGATGATCGGTTACTCCGATTCCAACAAGGATGTGGGCTTCCTGGCCGCCAACCTGGCCCTGTACGAGGCCCAGGAGGCCTTGGCCAGGGTGGGGGAAGGCTTTGGCCTGCCGGTTTTCTTCTTCCACGGCCGGGGTACCTCCACCGCCCGGGGTGGGGGCCCCGCAGGCCGGGCCATCGCCAGCCTGCCCCCTAAGAGCGTGGGGTACCGCATCCGTCTCACGGAGCAAGGGGAAGCCCTGGCGGACCGGTACAGCCACCCTGAGCTGGCCGTGCGCCACCTGGAGCAACTCCTCTTCCATTTCGCCCAGGCGGCCTTGGGGGAGGGGATAGAACCCAAACCCGAGTGGCGGGAGGCCCTTTGGCAGGCGGGGGAGGAGAGCGTGCGCCGGTACCGGGCCCTTCTGGCCCAGGAGGGTTTCTTCCCCTTCTTTGAGGCCCTCACCCCCATCCGGGAGATCGGGGAGCTCCCCATCGCCAGCCGCCCCGTGTACCGGCACGGCCGGGTGCGGGAGATCCGGGACCTGAGGGCCATCCCCTGGGTGATGGCCTGGACCCAGGTGCGCCTCCTCCTGCCGGGTTGGTATGGGCTTAGCGCCTTGGAAAGCCTTCCCCTGGACCTTCTCAGGCGGATGTACCGGGAGTGGCCCTTCTTGGCCACCACCCTGGAAAACGCCGCCATGGCCCTGGCCAAGGCGGATATCGGGGTGGCGGGGCTTTACCTGCGCCTGGTGCCAGAGGAGCTTCATTCCCTTTTCCATGGCATCGCCCAGGAGTACCGAAAGACGGTGGCGCTTCTGGAAAACATCTTCCAGGCCCCCCTCCTCCACAACCAAAGGACCCTGGAAAGGCAGATCGGGCTACGCAACCCCTACGTGGACCCCATCAACTTCGTGCAGGTGGAGCTCCTCCGCCGCTACCGTGCCCCCGGAGGCCGGGAGGACGAGGCCCTGAGGAAGGCCCTCTTGCTTTCCTTGCTGGGGGTGGCGGCGGGACTCAGGAATGCGGGGTAAGATGGAGGCCGATGGAACTCGGCCAGCATCCTGACCAGCGGGTGGGCGTCTTCGTGGACACCCAGAACCTCTACCACTCCGCCCGGGACTACTACGAGCGCAACGTGAACTTTGAGAGCCTCCTGCGTTTTGCCGTGGGGGGGAGGCGCTTGGTGCGGGCCACCGCCTATGTGGTGGAAAAGGAAGGGGATACCTCAGCTTGGCCTTTCATCTACAAGCTTTCCACCATCGGCTACCGGGTTAGGCGCATGTACCTCACGGTGAAGGAGCTGGGCGAGGGAGGGAAGCCCATCTACGAGGGCAACTGGGATATGGGTATCGCTGCGGACATGGTGCGGCTCATGCCCCACCTGGACGTGGTGGTCCTGGGAAGCGGGGATGGGGATTTTGTGGAGATCCTCGAGGTCCTCATGGAAAGGGGCATCCGGGTAGAGGTCATCGCCTTCCGGGAGACCACGGCCCAGAGGCTCATAGACGCTGTGGACCGCTTTACGCACCTTCCGGAGATTCCCAACGCCTTCATGGAGCCCAAAAACGCCGAGCGATGAGCCTGGAGGCTTACGATTACTTCCTTCCCCCGGAGCTCATCGCCCAAGAGGGGGTGGAGCCCCGGGACCTGGCTCGGATGCTGGTGGTCCATCGGCAGGGCCCCTTTAGGGTGGAGCACCGCCGGGTGCGGGACCTGCCCGCGTACCTTCGGCCTGGGGATGTCCTGGTCTTCAACGAGAGCCGGGTAATCCCGGCCCGTCTCCTGGCTACGAGGCCCACAGGGGGAAAGGTGGAGGTGCTGTTGGTGCGGGAAAGGTCCCCAGGTCTTTGGGAGGCTTTGGTGGGGCCTGGGAGGAAGGCCAAGCCTGGGACTTGGCTGCGTTTTCTTTCGCCGCGGGATTTGCGGGAGGTTCCCGGCCTGCACGCGGAGGTGGTGGGGGTGGAGGAGGGTGGGGTGCGGCTTCTTCGCTTTGAAGGGGACCTCCTGGCCCATTTGGAAGAGGTGGGGGAGGTGCCCTTGCCCCCCTACATCAAGGCCAGGATTCCCCCTGAGCGCTACCAGACCGTTTACGCCAAGCGCCCGGGCTCGGTGGCGGCGCCCACCGCGGGGCTTCACTTTACCCCTGAGCTTCTCGCCCGCTTGCCGGAGATGGGGGTGGAGCTTCGTTTCCTAACCCTTCATGTGGGGCCTGGTACCTTCCGCCCGGTCAAGGGGGACCTGGAAAGCCACCCGATGCACTCCGAACCCTTTGAAATCCCCGAGGAAACCGCCGAGGCCGTAAACCGGGCCAAGAAGGAGGGGAGACGGGTGGTGGCGGTGGGCACCACCGTGGTGCGGGCCTTAGAAAGCGCCTATAGGGAAGGGGTGGGGGTGGTGCCGGGTGCGGGGGAGACCCGGCTTTTCATCCACCCTCCTTACACCTTCCGCGTGATAGATGCCCTTTTCACCAACTTCCACCTGCCCCGCTCCACCCTCCTCCTGCTGGTGGCGGCCTTTTTGGGCTACGAGAGGACCATGGAGGCCTACCGGCTGGCGGTGGCGGAGCGGTACCGGTTTTACTCCCTAGGGGACGCCATGCTTATCCTGTAGGGCGTTCCGTGAGGGCAGGAAGCCACGCAGCACCCACCGGATGCCTCGCCTGCGTGCTTTTCTCCGAAGCGCTATCGGGGTGCGCTTTTTTTAAGCGAAGGCGGTGTGGATTGATACCCTTTTTTCGTGTTTCGTTCCACGAGTTCTAGAGAGATGTCGCCTATCCAAGGGCTTTTCCGGGGCCCCCACCCTGGCGCAAGCCAGGGTGGGGTGGTATTAGAGGGGAAGGCCTAGGCTTTTGAGGAAGGCTTGGGCCTCGAGGGGGCCCAGGAAGGCGGGTTGGCGATCCGGGTGAAACCAGGCCAGGAGGGGTTCTATAGCCCGGCTGTCTAGGGGTTTCTGGCCGGCCAGGACCAGTTTATGGTCCCCATCCCTAAGCCATACCATGCCCACCACCTCCCCTTCTGCCCGGGTTCCTGGGGGAAGGGGAGGGCCGAGGAAAACCGCATCCACCTCCTCTCCGTCCGCGGGGTTAAAAAGGCCGGGGATAAGGCCGTAGTTCACCGGCGCCGGTTGGTCCACCGCCACCAGGCTGAGCTTCCCTTCCTTCCAGGCATAGCGGAAGGGGCTTCCCTTGCTCCACTCCACCACCATGGAAAGCCGCATCATCCCAGGTTAAGGAGAAGCCGGGCCACGGTAAGGTAGATGAGAAGGCCCGAGATATCCGAAAGGGTGGCCACCAGGGGATTGGACACCAAGGCGGGGTCTACGCCAAGACGCCTCAGCACCACCGGGAGCATGGCCCCTACCAGGTTGGCAAACAGGACCAGGAGGAAGAGGGCTAGGCCCACCGCCGGGGCCAGTGGGGCGTGGCCGTCCAGGAAGACCTTGCCCAAAAGCAGCGTGGCCAGGGTGAGGCCCAGAAGGCTTCCCACCAGGCTTTCCTTGAAGAGGACCCGCCGCCAGTCCCTTAGGTCCAGGTCCCGGGTGGCCAAGGCCCGGATGATGAGGGTGGCGGACTGGTTGCCGGTGTTGCCTCCCGTGCCCAGGAGCACGGGTACGTAAAAGGCCAGGGCCGTGGCCGCCTCGAGGAGGCTTTCAAACCCTTGCAGGATGGAACTGGTGACCATGCCGGTCAGGATCAGGATCACCAGCCAGCGCACCCGGGCCAGCCACAGGGTGATGGGGGAGGCCTGGCTATAGACCAGATCCGGCACGTCCACGGCGGCCAGGCGGTGGATATCCTCGGTGGCCTCCTTTT
The window above is part of the Thermus albus genome. Proteins encoded here:
- the queA gene encoding tRNA preQ1(34) S-adenosylmethionine ribosyltransferase-isomerase QueA; this translates as MSLEAYDYFLPPELIAQEGVEPRDLARMLVVHRQGPFRVEHRRVRDLPAYLRPGDVLVFNESRVIPARLLATRPTGGKVEVLLVRERSPGLWEALVGPGRKAKPGTWLRFLSPRDLREVPGLHAEVVGVEEGGVRLLRFEGDLLAHLEEVGEVPLPPYIKARIPPERYQTVYAKRPGSVAAPTAGLHFTPELLARLPEMGVELRFLTLHVGPGTFRPVKGDLESHPMHSEPFEIPEETAEAVNRAKKEGRRVVAVGTTVVRALESAYREGVGVVPGAGETRLFIHPPYTFRVIDALFTNFHLPRSTLLLLVAAFLGYERTMEAYRLAVAERYRFYSLGDAMLIL
- a CDS encoding ADP-ribosylglycohydrolase is translated as MRLSMVVEWSKGSPFRYAWKEGKLSLVAVDQPAPVNYGLIPGLFNPADGEEVDAVFLGPPLPPGTRAEGEVVGMVWLRDGDHKLVLAGQKPLDSRAIEPLLAWFHPDRQPAFLGPLEAQAFLKSLGLPL